A genomic segment from Poecilia reticulata strain Guanapo linkage group LG3, Guppy_female_1.0+MT, whole genome shotgun sequence encodes:
- the pnoca gene encoding prepronociceptin isoform X1 — translation MLREKDGETMRTVVALLLLCLCDPGRSDCQTDCLSCSKILPKQLSFNTVVCLIGCKSSASPSSSWDICRKALSSSSPDGTVRRRSQEEADVLLPEEEEQMDGGLLLPISLQRFNHVTRALDLSDRGLVSQSSQLSSLYGSQDALSLANEYDEEEEAGQEEEDAAEAARQQDDPELSIAKRFGGFVKGRHGYRKLVSPGRSYQKRYGGFIGVRKSARKWNNQKRVSEFLKQYLGMSTRSTEFNSVSGELTQQNEV, via the exons ATGCTACGAGAAAAAG ACGGTGAGACCATGAGGACCGTAGTggctctgctgcttctctgtctgTGCGATCCAGGACGGAGTGACTGCCAGACTGACTGCCTGTCCTGCAGCAAAATCCTGCCTAAACAGCTCAGTTTCAACACTGTG GTGTGTTTGATTGGATGCAAAAGCAGcgcctctccttcctcctcctgggACATCTGCCGTAAAGCGCTATCTTCTTCTTCCCCCGATGGCACCGTCAGAAGAAGATCTCAAGAGGAAGCTGATGTCCTACttcctgaggaagaggagcaaaTGGATGGGGGTCTGCTCCTCCCCATTTCTTTGCAGAGATTCAACCACGTGACCCGCGCACTCGACCTGAGCGACAGGGGCCTGGTCAGCCAGAGCAGCCAGCTGAGCTCCCTCTACGGCTCCCAGGACGCCCTGTCGCTCGCCAACGAGTacgatgaggaggaggaggcagggcaggaagaggaggacgccGCCGAGGCAGCGAGACAGCAGGACGACCCGGAGCTGAGCATCGCCAAGAGGTTCGGCGGCTTCGTCAAAGGGAGGCACGGCTACCGGAAGTTGGTCTCTCCGGGAAGGTCGTACCAGAAGAGGTACGGGGGCTTCATCGGGGTTCGGAAGTCGGCCCGCAAGTGGAACAACCAGAAACGCGTCAGCGAGTTCCTGAAGCAGTACCTGGGCATGAGCACCCGGTCCACCGAGTTCAACAGCGTCTCAGGAGAGCTCACCCAACAGAACGAGGTGTGA
- the pnoca gene encoding prepronociceptin isoform X2, whose protein sequence is MRTVVALLLLCLCDPGRSDCQTDCLSCSKILPKQLSFNTVVCLIGCKSSASPSSSWDICRKALSSSSPDGTVRRRSQEEADVLLPEEEEQMDGGLLLPISLQRFNHVTRALDLSDRGLVSQSSQLSSLYGSQDALSLANEYDEEEEAGQEEEDAAEAARQQDDPELSIAKRFGGFVKGRHGYRKLVSPGRSYQKRYGGFIGVRKSARKWNNQKRVSEFLKQYLGMSTRSTEFNSVSGELTQQNEV, encoded by the exons ATGAGGACCGTAGTggctctgctgcttctctgtctgTGCGATCCAGGACGGAGTGACTGCCAGACTGACTGCCTGTCCTGCAGCAAAATCCTGCCTAAACAGCTCAGTTTCAACACTGTG GTGTGTTTGATTGGATGCAAAAGCAGcgcctctccttcctcctcctgggACATCTGCCGTAAAGCGCTATCTTCTTCTTCCCCCGATGGCACCGTCAGAAGAAGATCTCAAGAGGAAGCTGATGTCCTACttcctgaggaagaggagcaaaTGGATGGGGGTCTGCTCCTCCCCATTTCTTTGCAGAGATTCAACCACGTGACCCGCGCACTCGACCTGAGCGACAGGGGCCTGGTCAGCCAGAGCAGCCAGCTGAGCTCCCTCTACGGCTCCCAGGACGCCCTGTCGCTCGCCAACGAGTacgatgaggaggaggaggcagggcaggaagaggaggacgccGCCGAGGCAGCGAGACAGCAGGACGACCCGGAGCTGAGCATCGCCAAGAGGTTCGGCGGCTTCGTCAAAGGGAGGCACGGCTACCGGAAGTTGGTCTCTCCGGGAAGGTCGTACCAGAAGAGGTACGGGGGCTTCATCGGGGTTCGGAAGTCGGCCCGCAAGTGGAACAACCAGAAACGCGTCAGCGAGTTCCTGAAGCAGTACCTGGGCATGAGCACCCGGTCCACCGAGTTCAACAGCGTCTCAGGAGAGCTCACCCAACAGAACGAGGTGTGA